In Setaria italica strain Yugu1 chromosome I, Setaria_italica_v2.0, whole genome shotgun sequence, the genomic window AGAAACTACAGCAGCAGGCACTCATATCACAGCCAGCGGTTACACTCTCAAGATTACCACTAATACAGGAACAGCAGAAGTTACTTTTGGACATGCAGCAGCTGTCGGGTTCTCGTTCACTTGCGCAGCAGCGGATCATGCCTCAGCAAGATAGCAAAGTTTCACTGCAAGCATCACCATCGCCACCACCAATGAAGCCGGAGCAACAGCAGAAGCTTTCACAGAAACAAGTGGCACTTGCAGATATGTCAGATGTTGCCTTTCCATCGATCACACCAACCAATGTCGTCTCAAAAGCTGGAAGCTCACTGATGATTCCGGGTGCTGCACAATCTGTGCTAACTGAAGAACTTCCTTCTTGCTCAACATCACCTTCTACAGCTAATGGAAATCATTTGGCACACCCAAACATTGGTAGGAATGATCATTGCAAGGTCAACACGGAAAAGGTGCCTCAGTCATCTGCCCTGATGTCAATTCCAACATCTGTTGAAGCTGTAACAGCAGCTCCAGTGATGGCCAAGGAATTGTTGAACCATAATGTGAAGGAGAATGTGATCACCTCAAAGTCACCCACCTGTGGGACTGGTCCTGACAATCTTTTGAACATTGTACCATCAACAGACAACCTGGAAACAGCTTCATCAGCAACTTCATTATGGCCTACCCAAACGGATGGACTTCTGCATCAAGGCTTCCCCACTTCTAACTTCAATCAGCAGCAAATGTTCAAAGATGCACTTCCAGATGTGGaaattcaagatgtggatccgACTAACAATGCCTTCTTTGGGATCAGTAATGATGGTCCATTGGGCTTTCCTATGGAAACAGAAGGCTTGTTGGTAAGTGCACTTAATCCTGTGAAGTGTCAGACTCATATGTCAACTGATGTTGAGAATAATTACCGAATACAAAAGGATGCTCAGCAAGAGATCTCAACCTCCATGGTTTCACAGTCATTCGGTCAGTCTGATATAGCCTTTAATTCTATCGATTCTGCAATCAACGATGGTGCCTTGTTAAACAGAAATTCTTGGCCCCCTGCACCTCCACCACAGAGAATGCGGACATTCACTAAGGTTTGCACTCCTTTACATTCTCGACCCAGCAAGAGTAACATGCAAGTAGTATATTTTTGTTGGTGTATTTACTAATTACTGAATAGTAAATTGCGGGGCTTTAATGGAAGAAGGGATTACACTTCTGATCACTGCTGCACGTCAAATAAAATGTGATATGTTGGAGTAGAAATGACAATATATGTGAAGTAGGTCCTCCCAAATGTTTCAAAAATTCACATGTAACAAAGTTTAAGGACAGCGCGGTGAAAATTTCATTATATTCCAAGTAGTATTAAAGCATACATAATATAAATGCGTTTATCTGTAAAGAAAAGAATGCAGTTGTTATGATTTTAGTTGTGCTAGTATATGATGTGGTGTTAATAATTGAGCAGTCTTCTAGCTGTGAAGCAGTTTCAAAGTTGTGATTGAACTGAGATATAATGCATGCTTGTATGTATGGTTGATGAGATGGCCACATATAGCTTTAAAAGCTTCTCAAGGACAGGGCTCTTGGGAATTGGGACCTCCTATGATCATGCATCCTCTGGAGCAATAAACTCTTGAGCATGTGCTTTGTTTGCTATAGCCATTCACTCTCTTGAATGTGACCCTAACATAAATCTTGTAGGTCTACAAACGTGGAGCTGTTGGCCGGTCCATTGACATTGGCCGGTACGCTGGATATGAAGAATTGAAGCATGCTTTGGCCCGCATGTTTGGTATTGAGGGCCAACTTGAGGACCGACAGAGAATAGGCTGGAAGCTAGTCTACAAGGATCATGAGGATGACATCCTACTTCTTGGTGATGACCCATGGGAGTAAGTTTACATTTCTACATTTGCTTAAGTCAAATGTTGTATTCACTATCAAAAATTTGTCAAGAGAATAAATATTGTAAAAGTGCCTAGGAATGTGGGTTACAATCAGTGGAGGCTACTAATATAGCAATAAAAAAAAGTACAAATGTGAACAGCAATGTGCCCGTGGCTTCTTTTTTATGGATAAGCATACGCTGGAGCTTTTAGGGTGTGTAAATGCACTGATTATGAATGACCAAAGAAGGATTTTATTGGTTATCATCGCAATAAAAATCTAATATGTATTATACAGGGAGTTTGTGAACTGTGTGAAGTGCATCAGGATCCTATCCCCTCAAGAAGTGCAGCAGATGAGCTTAGATGGTGACTTGGGGAACAATGTCCTCTCCAACCAGGCTTGCAGCAGCTCAGATGGTGGGAACGCCTGGAGGCCTCGCTGTGACCAGAACCCTGGTAACCCTTCCATCGGCTTCTATGACCAATTCGAATGACCTGATCATCACAAGTACGTGCACATTGTTCCCTTGCAGtatttgtttccatttctgtGTTGGTTGCTGAATTGGCTTTCATAATTATGAATTCATTCATAAATGGGCAGATGAGAACTATGGCTGCAAAAAGTCATTAGTGTTCAGCCATCAACAAGATTATCGCCTGGAAGAGTTGTGCAGATTGCAGTAGACGTCTAGGCTTTTATATCTGGGAGGTCAAATGCTCCTCAGATTAGGTTATGTTTTggatatatataaatataatatgtGTAGCTTTCTCGGTTGAAACAATGTAGGCAAGAGGATGAAACTTACCTAGAGCTGTCGCGCGCCAGAGACTTCAGACAGAGGGTTAGGCAAAATCTGAACTAAAGACGGAGGGTAGGCAGATCTGAAGATAAAGTATTTTTGTGAAGAGCATTTGTATTGAACTGCAGCTGGGTTGCTTGAAATCCATATAACATAATCAGCATCCTTTCGGAAAACGCTGAGGCAGATTTATGATGTTCTACTGATTAGTATGTCTAACATGAATGTTCCATTTGAGTATACTTACAGGACCTGCTTGCTATCTTAATTCTCTACTTTGGGAATGTCTGGCAGAAAAATCAACAAATAGGGCTTATTCGTCTCCACTTTTACGAGTATTTTGTTTGACAATAACCAGGTTTTAGGCTAAGTTTAATGAGAGAAGATAATTCAGTATGCCCCTTGTACTTGCAAACCAGTCCACCCAAATCCCAATCGGTTGGTGATCAATAGAACTGTACAAGTCACTGGTAGGCAGGCAtccaggaagaagaaatctTATCATCATAGCACATCAATAAACAGGTAGAAAAGAGCAAATGGCCCAGGTAAAATCTTTCTGATCCAAAAACACAGAAGAAATGTATAGTTGCACTCTGTCAAGTCTATGAGCACAGGAGGCTATACTATTAGTCTATTACTACGACACAGATTTCACGGGTGATCTTTGCAAGGACACTGTTTACAAACCAGAGGGCAGGAGATCCGTTTAAAGTTGTCCAACTTCGTCCATGAATTCCCTCGTCATCTCAAGATAATCCTTCAAATGCACCTTCCTCCATTCCTAATTAAAGACCACAAATTGAAACATGAATACCAATTAAGTAAGAACACACAGAAACACGAATATCATACGAGAGTATTCAGAGCCAGACCTCGTAATCCCATTCCCCGTAGAGGTCAGGATCGCCCTCGTTGCCCCAGATGTACGCGTAGGCGAGTGATCTCTCCAATGTATCCTGCAAAAACACCCAAATCATCCCTTTCCATAGGAGAAACCGTCAACCATCCAAGCTACTAAGGTTCACAGCAATCGATCAGATTGTGCGGTTCGAGGGTACTCACGGTCAGCGAGACCTCAACGGTTCTCTTCACGTACTCCTCGTCCTCGAACAGGTCGAACACATGGAGTTCCCTGTCGGTGAGCCCCTTGATAACCTGGAAGGAGCGCAGACAGATCGTGAGTTTGCGGGGCGGCGTGCAGTGCAGGTGTGAGAGAGAGACGGACCTTTCCGTTGACGGCGTGGGCGCGGGCGGGGAGGATGGCCGGGTAGACGCGGCCCCTGAGGCTGAACCTGCGGTGGCCGGGGAGGTGCGCGGGGGAGGATGGCGGGGCGCGGCCCAGGAGGAcccgcaccacctcctccgccatCAGCGTGCCGTACACGAAGACGCTGTGCGGCCCGGCGGCCGCGggtgcgggaggaggcggcgccgccatgAGGGGGAGTCGCCGAGCTGGGGgtatcagcagcagcaggggcagAGGACGgctggaggacgacgacgacgacaggtggagccgtggaggtggAATGGAACGGAAGACGCCGCCTGCCAGGTGGCCGACTGGCCGGGCCGATGGCATTTCGTTGTTGGGCCGAACCGCCAGTTCCCCTAAAGAAAAACAGGGATGATCCAAAGATGCTCCTCTAATCTCTCGATCATAGAGATTCCAAAGAATTTCATTTCAGATAGAGAAAGCGGAAACCTACGAAACACTAGGACACgggagagaagggggaggaaGGGAACGACAAGAAACTCACTGGAGAGAAGGCCGCCGACGGAGGGGACAGCCGCCGGCAGTGAGGGCACTACGTCGCCATCGCCGACACCTCGAATCGTGCTGCCACAGCACCCCtacgtcgccgccaccgccgcgtcgcGTCCTCCCCTTCGTAGCCTCTCGCGAGGGGATCAGTTCCACGCCCTTGGCTCATGGGTCGAATCTAGGCGGGGGAGGAGTGGTTTTCGTCGGAATACGGCCGGGATCAAACCCTCGCGTGGGTTAAACAAACACATGTTTTATTGTAGGTTGGGATTGGATCCACGTCGAGTTGACTCATGAGGGTTggaccccgaccgcggccgatCCCGGCCCAACCGAACAAAGCCTTAGGCACTGTTTGAATACGCTTCTCCTAGCtacgcttagattataatctaacgaatattttctcgcttctcgcttttcaCTTCTCGTAGTTTAAATctctgaagcggcttaccacataagcgagaatcggtggaaataagaaAAACGTTTGGTCATATTATCGCTTATTTCCAacaagccgcttataagcggaaatAAACGGGTCATTAGTGGGATGAACCAATTCCCAAGTATTAACTTGACCATGTACTTTCATCCCATCAATATCTTCAATTCGAGAATTAAACTAAACAAAAATGCGAATGAGAAGAACAAGTTATTCTGAAATTCGAAGTTTGATCCAAAAATATTTACCAAATAATATTTGGTATGTGTACGTGCATGCAACAATCAATTAACGTTAGATATGTTTAATAACAGGGGCATGAAAAGGTCTGTCCTAAAACTTCTATGATAATTTATTGTTTTTGGACAGAAGGAGTATGGATCACACGTTCCTCCAAACGTGAACGCTCTAACAATGCAATGAGCAATTGAGAAACGGTGCTTATGGACTTATCTTGTAGCTAGGTTACTATACGTGACACTAGTTAATCGAGACATATATACTCGTAAGGATGCTAGTAATTTGCTAATCGAGTTGAACCCATCTGTCGCGAGCAGGTAAAACCAGATGCGTGGTTGTTACCACCTACCACaacagaaaacaaaaacaaaaaagtaaaaTGGAAGTAAAACTGCAGGGAATAAAAAGGGAAACTGTGGCTGCTGGGATTCGAGCCCAGGTCTCCACGGCCACAACGTGGAATTCTCACCACTAAACTACAGCCACTGTGTTGTTTTAGAGGTTCACATAGCTTGATTTAACGAAGCGTGGAACCTTCAGTCTTTCCACCAAAGCATTGCTAGCTTGTTTAGCTTCTTCCTCAAGTGAGGTAGGAGTGATCCAGGTCAGTTTCGTGCACTTTTGAGCGACCCATGATGTCGAAGTCCAGTCCTAGTCCCAAATCAACCGGACGAGACAGATCAATCGCCTACCACCGCCCGTTTCAGATTCAGTTAGAACAGGTCCTGTTCAGCAAAGGTGTGCTGTGCTGGTTTGATTGTCTTCCCACAAACACATCTTCAGTATCAATTTATTTTTCCCCATGGGGTCTCCATCATCTCAATACAAGCAGATTCCTTTTGCTTTGTGTTCTTCATGGATCTGCCTTTCATCTTCAAAGCAGTACAGTATTTCTCAGcaaaaattgaaaagaaaaaaaaagcgaTCCGGCCGCTGCCATCAGGCCTCCTGGACCCTGACCTTGCTCCCGCAGCAACCGCCCGTcttcgccgccggcaccggagccggagccgcggcgCCGGAGTGGCGGTCCAAGAACTCGCGGTTCTCCTTCCAGACCTCGCCGTCGTCGTACACCTCCTTCTTCCAGATGGGCACGGACGCCTTGAGCTCGTCGATGACGTAGCGGCACGCCTCCATGGCGTCGGCGCGGTGCGTGGCCGACGCCGCCACGAACAcgctcgcctcgccggccgggACGGGGCCCAGGCGGTGCGCCACGGCCAGCCGCCGCAGCGCGTGCCGCGACCGGGCCTCCCGCAGGATGCCCGCCAGGCGGCGCCGCGCCATGGCCGCGTACGCCTCGTACCGGAGCTCCACCACGTGCCGCCCCGCGAAGTGGTCCCGCGTCGTTCCCTCGAACGTCGCGATGGCGCCGGCCGACAGGTCCCGGACGTGGTCCACGTACCGTGCGATGTCCAGCCGGCCGGACCCTTCCTCCACGATCTCGATCAGGtcctcttccgccgccgcctcctcctcctccgcctccttcaCGGCCGCCGCTGCGGTTGCCTCCTCAGCAGGTGGGAgatcgccgccggccatgggaAAGCTGGGATTTTTTTGATTCTTTGACTTGGCAGAGCACGGATTGAAGCCGTCGCGGGGGAGGGGAGAGCAGATAAGGTCCTGTGCTGTGAGGTCAATGGGAGTTGGGagccaggggaggaagaagccgcCCCAAATGACGAGTCTGCCCTCCTGATTACGTATGCAATGAGGTAGGCAGGGCACCAAACGCAATGCTGCCGCCGATTTCGACCacgtttttttttatcaaattgAATCCTGGTGATATTAGCCGGCAATAGGCCCAGCCCATTCATCGCCACATTAGAACTTAATTAAATCAAAGCCTAGGATGGTGGTTACCCATCAACAACCCAGTAGGTCATAGGCCTAGCCCAGCTACAGCCCACGTATGGTCCTGTCTTTGAGTTATTTGCTTCTGCATAATATTTTTCACGAAAATTATTTCAGCATTTTAGCGTGCTGATTTTATATGC contains:
- the LOC101785679 gene encoding AIG2-like protein D is translated as MAAPPPPAPAAAGPHSVFVYGTLMAEEVVRVLLGRAPPSSPAHLPGHRRFSLRGRVYPAILPARAHAVNGKVIKGLTDRELHVFDLFEDEEYVKRTVEVSLTDTLERSLAYAYIWGNEGDPDLYGEWDYEEWRKVHLKDYLEMTREFMDEVGQL
- the LOC101786078 gene encoding molybdopterin synthase catalytic subunit, whose protein sequence is MAGGDLPPAEEATAAAAVKEAEEEEAAAEEDLIEIVEEGSGRLDIARYVDHVRDLSAGAIATFEGTTRDHFAGRHVVELRYEAYAAMARRRLAGILREARSRHALRRLAVAHRLGPVPAGEASVFVAASATHRADAMEACRYVIDELKASVPIWKKEVYDDGEVWKENREFLDRHSGAAAPAPVPAAKTGGCCGSKVRVQEA